Proteins from a single region of Kluyveromyces lactis strain NRRL Y-1140 chromosome A complete sequence:
- the TAF1 gene encoding histone acetyltransferase (similar to uniprot|P46677 YGR274C Saccharomyces cerevisiae TAF1 TFIID subunit (145 kDa) involved in RNA polymerase II transcription initiation), translated as MPRVAGSSGSKKQGKAKKDFSNEDDAYNALFGGEFGALDISNYTSGGGNGKQDETEHLPNAIDFEDEDELADEELPEEEEPSHSPNRHNEGSFQRSLTEDDEYMTLMDHGDVMHEVDAAGFEVQGNNALFMESTYQSFGPEQHQFNEYDEQHRRLMEEQRRKQEEQNAKEEQLLFQSYFPELKPGRVLRMTKIAPKPLAKYQWQRELYLRNRILKPLIPIKVKFQVQKDTKKLFKMRSKSVKPWQSAISEFSEVQRRNVIKVAYDEIYKEDTVDDKKDEHDEVIPEDLLIVADEWDYEKIVDDRENEEPMTSNKRNPPAVENTLEEDGKDWEWNEDDIINGKVSAKEPPIDMNDERLLILPNENKIESAQKVVKPLIPYNEKSLLAKFNISNDDTYKILKKNYQKKIRSTISNLNIEHSQPATRLQSPFYKVVLPKDQLRHFHRNHFGKRIRPGTNIVFSKIKTRKRKKDKGKDVHEIFQHSADLTVGDSAQVFLMEYSEQQPVALSKFGMANKLINYYRKTGETDSSRPKLPVGETHVLGVQDKSPFWNFGFVSPGNIVPTLYNNMVRAPVFKHEVSKTDFLLVKSLGNGSGNRFYLRQINHLFAVGQTFPVVEVPGPNSRKVTAMGKNRLRMVVYRILNKSPENRLLVKQVARHFPEQNDMQNRQRLKEFMKYQREGDDQGFWKLKEGEVLLDNENVKKMVTPEDVSLVESMYYGQQFQEDIDFYNFDERAKELEENLIFWNATKNFLNATQMRAMIQIHGPGDPTGCGEGFSFLKTSMKGGFVKSGSKDQPQIAGGHSYNVAQQQKAYEEEISRTWYNQAKSLSIQNPFEEMDDPDIVNESNKHVPSTRPDEKVLRITRKKRDSNGIIQRQTVIVRDPRVIQGYLRAYEKRREEAERNLGLDELINDNITIVGGENEEERQLKQKKLLEEQLAKLEKSKERRQARKAAREKTKDGKVSKSKNTTRRCATCGAIGHIRTNKSCPMYNGGVAANAAAAQGSNGTSTSKVGTESSTPIAPSTPSASVPDLGDN; from the coding sequence ATGCCTAGGGTTGCTGGAAGCTCAGGAAGCAAGAAACAAGGCAAGGCAAAGAAGGATTTCAgcaatgaagatgatgcGTATAACGCTCTATTTGGTGGTGAGTTTGGGGCATTAGATATTAGTAATTATACTAGTGGTGGCGGCAATGGTAAGCAAGATGAAACAGAGCATCTGCCGAATGctattgattttgaagatgaagatgaattggcagatgaagaattaccggaggaagaagagccATCCCATTCTCCGAACAGGCATAATGAAGGGTCGTTTCAGCGGAGTCTGACTGAAGACGACGAATATATGACTCTGATGGACCATGGTGATGTGATGCATGAAGTTGACGCTGCTGGATTTGAAGTACAAGGTAATAATGCATTGTTCATGGAGAGCACATATCAGTCATTTGGTCCAGAACAACACCAATTTAACGAATATGATGAGCAACACAGGAGGTTAATGGAGGAACAGCGAAGGAAACAAGAGGAACAAAATGCGAAGGAAGAACAGTTATTATTTCAGTCTTATTTCCCTGAGCTAAAGCCGGGTAGAGTCCTAAGAATGACCAAGATAGCTCCAAAACCGTTGGCGAAGTATCAATGGCAAAGGGAGTTATACCTTCGAAACAGAATTTTAAAACCTCTCATACCCATTAAAGTGAagtttcaagttcaaaaggatacaaaaaaattgttcaagatgAGGAGTAAAAGCGTAAAGCCTTGGCAAAGTGCTATAAGCGAGTTCTCTGAAGTTCAACGAAGAAATGTTATCAAAGTAGCATACGATGAGatatataaagaagatACTGTAGATGACAAGAAAGATGAGCACGATGAAGTGATACCGGAAGATCTTCTCATTGTAGCTGATGAATGGGATTATGAGAAAATTGTTGACGATAGAGAAAATGAGGAGCCAATGACGAGTAACAAGAGGAATCCGCCAGCAGTTGAGAACActttagaagaagatgggAAAGACTGGGAATGGaacgaagatgatatcaTAAATGGTAAGGTGAGTGCTAAAGAACCGCCAATTGATATGAATGATGAGCGATTACTTATTTTGCCTAATGAGAATAAAATCGAATCGGCACAAAAGGTCGTTAAACCTCTAATACCATATAATGAGAAATCTCTACTAGCAAAGTTCAACATCTCTAACGATGACACTTAcaagattttgaaaaagaactaTCAAAAAAAGATCAGATCTACAATTTCGAATTTGAATATAGAACATTCTCAACCGGCGACGCGCCTACAATCTCCATTCTACAAAGTTGTGTTACCAAAAGATCAGTTGAGACACTTTCATAGAAATCATTTCGGGAAACGGATTCGTCCTGGTACCAACATAGTGTTCAGTAAGATAAAGACCCGtaagagaaagaaggatAAAGGTAAGGATGTGCACGAAATTTTCCAACATTCTGCGGACTTGACTGTTGGTGACAGTGCTCAAGTGTTCCTGATGGAATACAGTGAACAGCAACCTGTTGCGTTATCTAAATTTGGTATGGCTAACAAGCTTATCAATTATTATAGAAAGACGGGAGAAACAGACAGCTCCAGACCAAAATTACCCGTTGGTGAGACTCATGTATTAGGTGTGCAGGATAAATCACcattttggaattttggTTTCGTCAGTCCAGGAAACATTGTTCCCACTTTATATAACAATATGGTCAGAGCCCCCGTTTTCAAACATGAGGTCTCTAAGACCGATTTCCTTCTGGTGAAAAGTCTTGGTAATGGGTCCGGTAACAGATTCTATTTGCGTCAAATTAATCATCTCTTTGCTGTCGGTCAAACGTTCCCAGTGGTCGAAGTTCCTGGTCCGAATTCTAGAAAGGTTACTGCTATGGGTAAGAACCGTTTGAGGATGGTTGTGTATCGtattttgaacaaatctcCGGAAAACAGACTGTTAGTGAAACAGGTGGCTCGTCATTTCCCAGAACAAAATGATATGCAAAACAGACAAAGATTAAAGGAATTCATGAAGTATCAACGTGAAGGTGATGATCAAGGTTTCTGGAAACTAAAGGAGGGAGAAGTTTTACTGGATAACGAAAACGTGAAGAAAATGGTTACTCCTGAAGATGTTTCACTCGTTGAATCCATGTATTATGGTCAACAGTTCCAGGAAGATATTGATTTCTACAACTTCGATGAAAGAGCTAAGGAGTTGGAGGAGAACTTAATATTTTGGAATGCTACcaagaatttcttgaatgcTACACAGATGAGAGCAATGATTCAAATACATGGACCTGGTGATCCTACTGGTTGTGGTGAAGGTTTTTCGTTTTTGAAAACCTCTATGAAGGGTGGGTTTGTAAAATCCGGTTCAAAGGATCAACCGCAAATTGCTGGTGGTCATAGTTACAATGTCGCGCAACAACAGAAAGCatatgaagaagaaataagtAGGACGTGGTATAACCAAGCCAAGTCTTTAAGCATTCAAAATCcctttgaagaaatggatGATCCAGATATCGTTAATGAAAGTAATAAGCATGTTCCCTCGACAAGACCTGACGAGAAAGTGTTACGGATTActagaaagaagagagatTCCAACGGTATCATTCAACGACAAACTGTTATAGTCAGAGACCCTAGGGTCATTCAAGGTTACTTACGTGCGTATGAAAAGAGGCGTGAAGAGGCGGAGCGTAATTTGGgtcttgatgaattgatcaaCGATAACATAACCATTGTTGGCGGTGAGAACGAAGAGGAAAGGCAAttgaagcaaaagaaactattggaagaacaattggctaaattggaaaaatctaaagaaagaagacaaGCTCGTAAAGCTGCCAGAGAAAAGACTAAAGATGGTAAGGTttccaaatccaagaaCACGACTCGTAGATGTGCAACTTGTGGAGCTATCGGTCATATCAGGACTAATAAATCCTGTCCGATGTATAATGGTGGTGTTGCTGCCAATGCAGCTGCGGCTCAAGGCAGTAATGGCACATCTACTAGTAAAGTTGGCACCGAAAGCTCAACCCCAATTGCTCCTTCCACTCCATCAGCATCTGTTCCTGACCTAGGTGACAACTGA
- the LIP1 gene encoding sphingosine N-acyltransferase subunit LIP1 (similar to uniprot|Q03579 Saccharomyces cerevisiae YMR298W Protein required for cell viability), translated as MATQQNKNRVYILLQYVLAALVLIAAVEYFKYKTRISYEWFHCTVQSEELFDHPEGSPLKLWAIGGPSCDKRGELKTIMKRITMDFDPNVEPVKFCIVEDTKVKSIHYPIEDGNKGDPGYISFVGYERDSDVVEQACASYAATVFNL; from the coding sequence ATGGCTACACAGCAAAATAAGAATAGAGTGTATATCCTTTTGCAATACGTATTGGCAGCATTGGTGCTtattgctgctgttgagtatttcaaatataaaACGCGTATCTCCTACGAATGGTTCCATTGCACAGTACAATCCGAAGAGCTCTTTGATCATCCAGAAGGATCACCTCTGAAACTATGGGCTATTGGAGGTCCATCATGTGACAAGAGAGGTGAGCTGAAGACTATTATGAAGCGTATTACAATGGattttgatccaaatgTGGAACCAGTCAAGTTCTGTATTGTGGAAGACACTAAGGTGAAATCCATCCATTACCCAATAGAAGACGGTAACAAAGGTGACCCAGGTTACATCTCATTCGTTGGGTACGAGCGTGACTCCGATGTTGTAGAACAAGCCTGCGCTTCTTATGCTGCAACCGTCTTCAATTTATAG